The Babylonia areolata isolate BAREFJ2019XMU chromosome 24, ASM4173473v1, whole genome shotgun sequence genomic interval gcgatataagctaaaggttgggtcattcagacacccactggacatccgaggggtctgtgtagaggagaagagaggactggccgtactgagtgagttaaggggggacacggcagtgcaaaagagaccaaaatgaagatttttcatgatttgtgttcttgatggattttgattcttgaacagctcgtctatcatatgcataagttttccccactgtaaagatgtctttaacaatgaaaaaattgccaatgaagattgcttgctgaatcacgaaagtgtttattttgttcaatttcgacgcaagtcgtcaagtttctggccttgacaacataccttggacttgctcaatgatgagtaaacctacaaccatgagactttgcatgattgttttatgacatgttattgaagttttatcatgagtatgtatgaaaattctctgggttttaattcatagcagttccaatctttttacccattgtaaattttgaggatttcgcaatacccaaaatttaaaaaattcataaaaagtacaataattgaagaatcaacacaatctcacgtgaaaatgaagataatgtcattgtgtatcaagtccacataacaaaaagtgtctgcatgcaccacaaagaccacaaacccgatttctttgatacattgtttggtggccattttgattcgtttccatagcaacgggtattcacagaaatctaagaacactttttttgtgatccacaagtgattaTACAGCTAGTAGACACGTGGAAAGGAAAGAACTGGACCGGCCTCGCCTTCTTACACCTTGCCCCTCGACACAGTGGACATGGCATCACCGCCCAGGTGGCCGTGAAAGTCTGTGGCGCCTTTGATAGGGAGGGTGTATGGACTCTcactttcgtcggattttcgtcgcGACTCACAGGTTATTtctagcgagaaccgcgtgcgcatgcgcgcctccatttccttttttccccagGTCACTGAAAGGCTAATATTTCGttgtggaaatcgctgttttgacaaaaggattttgaatattctctgtgactatttttgcaagtttacaaagtatatttggttttataattacgcccattatttgctttagtcttctatgtttactgtgggcgtgtttcttgtcatgtatctgccattacgtaatcgaactgatccatttataaactctgccaaaaagttgtcggaacaaaagcagtgcacacccagataaaccagttacggtggtgggctgtccGTGTCGTCAggtgacctacttctcgctctgcgagcgacgaaaagtcacCATAAAAGTGGGCTGCACACCCTTCCTAGTATCTAAATCATTTCAACAACTAAAGCACATCCAACAGCTCAATAGTCCATGTTGCTAAAGCAGTCAGTCTGGGTGTCCATGTCTTCAGAACCGAAGCACGTGCTCTCACCAAAGACAACCTCAGCACGCGCCCCTGGACAGCACCACGTGACCCtgccccgcctccctccctccaaccaccacGACCCCACCACTTCCGGTCCACACCAGGGGCCAGGGGTCACGCGGGACACGAAGGTCAAGGTAATGGTCAAGGACGCGGGGGTGCACGAAAAGCCAGAGACGCCGGTGACAGTCGTGTCGGAAAGAGTGGAAAGACTTCCGGACGGCCCTCTCAGCGCGCGCTCCCAGCCCGCCTCCTACTCTCGTGACGGGCGGGTGGTAGGTGAAGGTGACAGACAGGCGGTGAGCGAACGTGACGGACAGGAAGTTGGTGGGGCGGGGCGCAGTGATCGCGGGGCccacgtggaggaggaggaggaggaggaggcacagCCTTCTGGGGGTCTGCCGGACTCCAGTCGGCACGCGCAGGACACCCCGCCTCCGGGTGGTGGTGAACCACACGCTCCTGCGACTGCTGACTGCGACGAGACGGCACCAGGCAACGAGACAACAGTGGACGGGGAAGCAGTGGAGGGACTCCTTCGCGCGGAAGGAGAGggcggtgagggggtggtggtggcgggagagggaggcagggggtcTGCCCCCTCCACCACAAGCGGCGGCCCCGTACGACGCGTCACGGACGACGGGCAAGGAACGTCGGCGgcggaggtggtggcggtggtggccgAAGAAGGTGCACCGCCCCGAACACGTGGACGTTCGGACTGGCAACAGtccgccctccctcctcctcctccgggtCAGGGTCAAggccagggtcagggtcagggtcgaGGTCAGGCGGCAtcgagaggaggagggggaggaggaggaggaagggggaatggcggggtggtggtggtggaggggctgCAGTTGGGCCGGCACTCCCTGCCGGGCTTCGTTCAGGTGGAGACGCTGCATCCCGGCCAGGCCTTCGTAAGTccctgtcctcttcctcttcttcttcctcttcttcttcttctcctcctcctcctccccctccttcttctgttccccctcctcctcctcatatccTCCTTTTcaaccccctccttcttctcctcctcctcttcttttttaattcttttcatATCTCCTTTGCATTTTCTCATGCTTTTTTCaacttcatctcctcctcctcttcttagtCCTCTGCCTCTTCTGCTTCcgttatcttcttctcctcctcttcctctcctgtaTCTTTTTTGCTGCTTCCTTTTCCTGACATAATTATTACCATGATGAAAATAGAGTGATGTTGATactataatgatggtggtggtggtggtggtgatgatgatgatgattgtgatgatgatgatgatgatggtgcggaCAATGATGATTtcgctgatgacgatgacgacgacgacgacgacgacgatgatgatgatgacgatgacaacgacgatgatgatgatgactctgacgacgatggtaatgatgatggtgacgacgatgacaacgccgacgatgatgatgatgacgacgatgacaacgacgaggatgattacaacgacgacgatgaggacgacgacgatggcgatgatgatgatgatggtgatgatgatgacgacgatgctgatgacgatgacgacgacagtgatgatgatgatggtgacgatgatgctgatgatgatgatgataatgatgacgacgacgaatgtgatgatgatgacgatggcgatgacaatgatgatgatgatgatgatagtgatgatgacggagTGATGATCACATGCTCACAGGGTTTACGGGCCTGTCTGGAACCTGAGGAGAGGGGGCCTTCCGTCAGCTTGGtcagtaatctgtgtgtgtgtgtgtgtgtgtgtgtgtgtgtgtgtgtgtgtgtgtcagtgtgtgtgtgtgtgtttggtatgaatgtgtgtgtgtgtgtgtagtatgaatgtgtgtatgtgtgtgtgtgtgtgtgtgtgtgtttggtatgaatgtgtgtgtgtgtgtgtgtgtgtgtgtgtagtatgaatgtgtatgtgtgtgtgtgtgtgtgtgtgtgtgtgtgtgtttggtatgaatgtgtgtgtgtgtgcgtgtgtgtgtgtgtgtgtgtgttgtatgaatgtgtgtgtgtgtgtgtgtttggtatgaatgtgtgtgtgtgtgtgtgtgtttggtatgaatgtgtgtgtgtgtgtgtgtgtgtgtgtgtgtgtgtgtgtgtggtatgaatgtgtgtgtgtgtgtgtgtgtgtgtgtgtgtgtgtgtgttgtatgaatgtgtgtgtgtgtgtgtgtgtgtgttctgtgtgtgttgtatgtatgtgtgtgtgtgtgtgtgtgcgcgcgtgcgcgcgcgcgcgtgtgtgtgtgtgtgtgagtgtgttgtatgaatgcgtgtgtgtgtgtgtgtgtgtgtgtgtgtgtgtgtgttaatgcgcgcgtgtgtgtgtgtgtgtgtgtgtgtgttgtatgaatgcgtgcgtgtgtgtattagtgtgtgtgtgtgtgtatgtgtgatgtattgacagagagagagagagagagagagagagagagagtgtgaatggtCGGatgaatgatgatgctgatgatgattgtgataatgatgatgacattgatgatgatgatgatgatgatggtgatgatgatactgatgatgatggtaatgatgataatgatgttgatgatgatgatggtgataatgatgttgatggccatgataacgatgttgatggtgatgtgataatgatggtaatgatgataatgataatgacaggtcAGTGGGGACTGTGAAGTTTTGCAAATCAACAAAAAGTTCTTCATGGGCCATTGTGATGAAGCCATTTACAGTCTGATCCGTCTGAAGGTTAgtagaactttgtgtgtgtgtgtgtgtgtgtgtgtgtgtgtgtgtgtgtgtgtgtgtgtgtgtgtttccacgcgcgcgcctgtgtatgtgtatgtttttgtgtgggcGATAgtgcggtctgtgtgtgtgtgtgtgtgtgtgtgtgtgtgtgtgcgcgcgtgcgcgcgtgtgtatatgtgtgtgtgtgagtgtgtgtgtatgtgcgcgcgcgcacgcgtgatcTTTCCCAGGTATTTCCTCTTCCATACTTATCACAGCCATGCAATGCCTCTCCACAGCAGTGTCAGATCACCGtttgacacccacccacccccctcccagccctctTCCCCGCTCCCCCGTCCATGAAGCCTgtgctctgctgctgctgctgctgctgctgatgctgcgtCATTTCGCTGCTGCTCCTGATtcaaccaacacaaaacaaaaacctgctGTCTCCCATAGACGACTGTACTGACTTGGATTCGAAATCACACTGAGTGAGGGACATCCCGCTTGACAGCAAACCTACACCCACCACGttcatccccccacgcccccactctaCCTATACCTTACGTTGGtgtttgcggtggtggtggtggtggtggttttattccCCTCCCTGTTGGCAACCTTGCTAGTGCCATAACGATGTGCTGACCATGTGCTGGTGGTGTAACCATGTGCTGATAATTTGGGTGGTGTAAATATATGCTGATAATTTGGGTGGTGTAAATATGTGCTGATAATTTGCTGGTGGTGTAACTATGTGCTGACAATGTGATGGATGTGTGACGACGTGCTGACAATAATCATACTTGCTGtactgacaacaaaaaaacaaaaacaaaaaacaaacaaacaaaaaactttctGCATGATGGTGTACTGACAATTATGCTGACGTgtcacgcggtgtgtgtgtgtgtgtgtgtgtgtgtgtgtgtgtgtgtctgcgagcgcgcgcgcgcgtgtgtgtgtgtgtgtgtgtgcgtgcgtgtgtgtgcgtgtgtgtgtgtgtgtgtgtgtgtgtgtgtgtgccggacgCAGAGCAAGCCGTTCCCCAGCCAGGAGGAGCTGATCGACAGGCTGGACGTCAACCTGCAGTGGGAGGAGTTCAAGCAGCACTCCCTGCACTCCGTGCTGACCCAGCAGTGTCGCTCCTCCCGctgatacccccctcccccacacccctcccccaccccgtgcAGCCCGTCtcttcacccgcccccccccccccctgtgacgAAAGACGCTTCtgtactacccccaccccaccccaccccaccacgtgCAGCccgtctcttcacccccccccccccctgtgacgAAAGACACTTCtgtactacccccaccccaccccaccccaccacgtgCAGCCCGTCtcttcacccgcccccccccccctgtgacgAAAGACGCTTCtgtactacccccaccccaccccaccccaccacgtgCAGCCCGTCTtttcaccctacccccccccccccctgtgacgAAAGACACTTCtgtactacccccaccccatcccaccccaccacgtGTTGTCCGCCTCTTCACCCCCCATGACAAAAGACACTTCTTtgctaccctcacccccaccctaccccaccacgtGCAGTCCGTCTCTtcacctccccccaacctccccctcctccgtgaCAAAATACACttctgtgctccccccccccccctcgtgtcaagtcagtttcttcacccccccccccaccccgccccccatgaCAAAATACACttctgtgctcccccccccccctcgtgtcaagtcagtttcttcacccctcccccccgcccccccgtgacAAAAGACACTTCtgtgctcccccaccccaccccaccacgtgCTGTCCGCCTCTTCACCCCCTATGACAAAAGACACTTCTGTGCtcccctcttcaccccacccccgtgACAAAAGAGACTTCTTTGTTCCCACCGCGTTCAGTactcttcacccctctcctccaccccccattgACAAAAGACACTTCCTTCCACCTCGTGCAGTCCATCTCTCCACCCCATGTGACAAAAAACACTTCTTTGTTCTCTCCGCCACTGTGCATTTCGTGTCTTCACCTCCCTGTGACAAAGGACACTTCTCTTCTCCCTgcaccttccttctcttcttgtcCCGTTACAAAAGACACTTCTTTGTCACTCTTCACTCCCTGTGACAAAAGACATTTCTTTGTTACCCTTCACTTCCTGTGACAAAAGACACTACTTTGTTACCCTTCACTTCCTGTGACAAAAGACATTTCTTTGttacccttcactccctgtgACAAAAGACATTTCTTTGttacccttcactccctgtgACAAAAGACACTACTTTGTTACCCTTCACTTCCTGTGACAAAAGACATTTCTTTGttacccttcactccctgtgACAAAAGACATTTCTTTGttacccttcactccctgtgACAAAAGACATTCTTTGTTACTCTTCACTCCCTGTGACAAAAGACATTCTTTGTTACACTTCACTCCCTGTGACAAAAGACATTTCTTTGttacccttcactccctgtgACAAAAGACACTACTTTGTTACCCTTCACTTCCTGTGACAAAAGACATTCTTTGttacccttcactccctgtgACAAAAGACACTTCTTTGttacccttcactccctgtgACAAAAGACATTCTTTGTTACTCTTCACTCCCTGTGACAAAAGACACTTCTTTGTTACACTTCACTCCCTGTGACAAAAGATATTCTTTGTTACTCTTCACTCCCTGTGACAAAAGACACTTCTTTGTTACTCTTCACTCCCTGTGATAAAAGACACTTCTTTGTTACTCTTCACTCCCTGTGACAAAAGACACTTCTTTGTTACTCTTCACTCCCTGTGGCAAAAGACACTTCTTTGTGACAGTGATAAAGGCCAGTAGTATGACAAatacagtgacagtggtgtgataaATGTCATGACAGTGATACAAGGCCAGCAGTTTGATTTGAATGAccttggtgatgagtttcatttatATCTCgatgctgtcttttttttcagaaatgtcAGAAGACAGTAGCTGAAGCCATATACAATAGAAAACCAAACGCCAATTTCTCTAGTCTACTGATGGTAAAGAATAAAACGACTTTGTTAAAGCTAGCTAAATTTGTGAAAATTGTCCAACGAAATCATTAAAAGATTACTTCTCTGCTCTGTTACACACTTTGTCTCAGTTTATGTAATGCATTTTGTGCCCTTTTCAAACGGCTTCTTCCTTCATATGATAACTTGTTTAGCATTATTACATTTACGTACATATTCAGTATGCACtacatatatatgtggagtgatggcctagaggtaacgcgtccgcctaggaagcgagagaatctgagcgcgctgttcgaatcacggctcagcctccgatattttctccccctccactagaccttgagtggtggtctggacgctagtcatccggatgagacgataaaccgaggtcccgtgtgcagcacgcacttagcgcacgtaaaagaacccacgggaacaaaagggttgctcctggcaaaattctgtagaaaaatccacgtcgataggaaaaacaaattaataaaaccgcacgcaggaaaaaatacaaatgaataggtggcgctgtagtgtagcgacgcgctctccctggggagagcagcccgaattcactCCCTGTGacaaagaaatttgttgtgataaaaagaaatacaaatacaaatgcaaatactaatacaaataatCATGccttattgttttctttgttttgttttccatgtaTTCATACGTccatgggttatttttgtttttctaatttcattttattttaatgattgatttcatttttcatttatttatttaatcatttaatcatttatttatgtttttgtggAATGAGTATTTACCTTGACACACTTCACGACAATGCTACGAGGCCATTGCGAAACAGGAAAGCAATGCAAGTCAGCACAATATTCTTCGCCAGTGACACAAGTCTTTAGTGTATTGgtgtttcgcgcgcgcgcgcgcgcgcgtgtatgtgtgtttgtgtgtgtgtgtgtgtgtgtgtgtgtgtgtgtgtgtgtgtgtgtgtgtgtgtgtgtgtgtgtgtgtgtgtgtgtgtgtgtgtgtttacacggaCGCGTGCAAAACGAAGAGCAGGAACGAAATGTtggatgtgtttatttgtttatttattatggcCATGGAACGTCAAGTTTGAATGGTGTATTGGTTTATAACTTGAGACTTTCACGGTTGACTATTTCACTGATGGCGTTATATGTACATTtatttctaataataataataataaaaaaaaaaagcgcactcTTATGTGCGTTGGGAAAACCGAATGAAAATGACATATCTTTCGagctgaggttgtgtgtgtgtgtgtgtgtgtgtgtgtgagagagagagagagagagagagagagagagagagagagatacttacgGAATCcctacctgctctctctctctctctctcgtctgcaaCGAATAATGAATATCAACATTGCAATATTAGTTTAGCCCATACCTTGAGGGTTTTCACAGTTTGCTGTTTCACTGGTGGCCTATGTTCGTATCTCTCAAACAAAAGTGTGTTTATTTGTccgttttttgttgcttttttgttttgtttcgctctctctctgtgtgtctctgtctctgtctctgtctctctctctctctctctctttccccacaaatataaaaaatgcatatatatatatatatatatatatatatatagagagagagagagagagagagagagagaaacaatatatatatatacatgtgtgtgtgtgtgtgtgtgtgtgtgtgtgtgtgtataaatatatataattatacaccgCAAGAGGGTTGGAAGCTGAAatacagttaaaagaaaaaagaaaaacaaaaaaaagataataaaagttcagttcagttattcagggcgtctctgcgttcggacaaatctatatacactacaccacatctgcaaggcagatgccttcccagcagcatgacccaacgggCTCAGTCAGGAGCTGAGGGGAAATTAAAGGCAATTAattaacgaataaataaacaaacaaataaataaataacagtgaAGCACGGGGCATGCAGACAGATCAGCCACACGCCTGATtttatcttatttaaaaaaacatttatttatttatcttatattTAATTTCCCCTCAACACCcggcaggcgcaatagccaagtggttaaagcgttggacgttcaatctaagggtcccagattcgaatcccggtctcggcGCATGGTGGATAAATGGTGGAGATTcattcaatctcccaggtcaacataagtgcagacctgcttgtgcctgaaaccccttcgtgtgtatacgcatgccagcaatcaaaatacgcacgctaaagatcccgtaatccatgtcagcgtttggtgagttatggaaacaaaaacatacccggcatgcacccccacgtaaacggagtgtgactgccaacatggcgggtgtAAAAacgtcttacacgtaaaagcccagttgtGTATacgcgagtgaacgtgtgagtcgcagtccacgaacgaagaaggagaagaaggagaaggagaagacacaGGCCTTGCTCTCACCGCTCTCGCCCTCATGACCTGCTGTTCTTCCTGTCCGGAAAGGGGGTCAAGTGTGCAGCGCCACCTAACGTCACACTGCCCTGTCTCACAGTGGCGCGGACAGGGcagcattgtgctgtactgtgctgtgctgtgctgtgttgtgtcacagAGGGGCATTGACGAAGTGACTGGTGACCCATGGCCTCACTTCCACCAGCCCTTCACCAGCCTGTTCCTCAGCGGACCTCTGCTGTCGGCCGAccctcgctcttcctctgaccTTTGGGCAAGAGGAAAAGGACTCTTCCGGTGTCCGCGTGATGTCCTTCGTTCAGAGATCACGCCCGATACCGGCAGCTTTTCGCGACCTGAATGTTTCCAtgcagtgtgctgtggtgtttgtCTTGGTCAAATATTCgacgaaaaaataataaaaatcatcatcatcatcatcatcatcatgagtgtGAGGATGATAACGTAAATCTTATGTAAtcgtattgttattattataagcgGCATCTTATcttgatagatgatgatgatgatgatgacgatgatgagaatgatattatcatcatcgtcatcatcatatattaAAATAAGATGCTGATTTATTGTCTGCAAATTCACAGAAATGTTCCTATATCGATATAATTATATACTTACCCTTTCTGTACAGTTCTACTGGAGTTCTGCCGGAGTCATCCCTCCAGCAAAACTGTGCAGATGAAAGCAAACAGTAGATTTCACATTCTCGTCGCTCTCAGCCAAAGTCACCGAAGCCGATGAGCAGACACACTGTCGCACAGGATGGCAGGATAGTGACCTCACTGAGTCAGTGGCAAGGCGAAGAGGAGTTGTCACtgggggtgtggggaacagtTTTGTGCAGCACCACCCCCAGAATagggctgtgatgatgatgatgatgactagaaggatggtaatgatgatgacgacgaggaggtggaggaagaggaggggtggtggtgatgatgatg includes:
- the LOC143298924 gene encoding uncharacterized protein LOC143298924 isoform X1, encoding MMSVMPGCRSPQHVAEILGVLKALFDKFSHYQLSTQKAIAQRGFYDRYKANRVIVKKGHWPDGIFFILTGCVVEKHEGGKQPKLITAGQKFGEGDLLCGNRRRHTVLTKVDSEIFYLHKQDYRDIFALSDDRNNPRHLDICRQHIVFRHFPMQKLLENPGTWSINTYKYGELMAADLHKVDWIYIIKSGEARVLKYVETNSSDVRGRRRRVQALLNQQCPFHRKRQLLNFMEDRHRIRSSYQAQSYRPCASRSQPRLRSAPPPPSSSSRIRPHSTPLLPSRAKLSLSTSTCTPTLEPKHVLSPKTTSARAPGQHHVTLPRLPPSNHHDPTTSGPHQGPGVTRDTKVKVMVKDAGVHEKPETPVTVVSERVERLPDGPLSARSQPASYSRDGRVVGEGDRQAVSERDGQEVGGAGRSDRGAHVEEEEEEEAQPSGGLPDSSRHAQDTPPPGGGEPHAPATADCDETAPGNETTVDGEAVEGLLRAEGEGGEGVVVAGEGGRGSAPSTTSGGPVRRVTDDGQGTSAAEVVAVVAEEGAPPRTRGRSDWQQSALPPPPPGQGQGQGQGQGRGQAASRGGGGGGGGRGNGGVVVVEGLQLGRHSLPGFVQVETLHPGQAFGLRACLEPEERGPSVSLVSGDCEVLQINKKFFMGHCDEAIYSLIRLKSKPFPSQEELIDRLDVNLQWEEFKQHSLHSVLTQQCRSSR
- the LOC143298924 gene encoding uncharacterized protein LOC143298924 isoform X2 — protein: MRDFHVRSKMWRTWCKYKQDYRDIFALSDDRNNPRHLDICRQHIVFRHFPMQKLLENPGTWSINTYKYGELMAADLHKVDWIYIIKSGEARVLKYVETNSSDVRGRRRRVQALLNQQCPFHRKRQLLNFMEDRHRIRSSYQAQSYRPCASRSQPRLRSAPPPPSSSSRIRPHSTPLLPSRAKLSLSTSTCTPTLEPKHVLSPKTTSARAPGQHHVTLPRLPPSNHHDPTTSGPHQGPGVTRDTKVKVMVKDAGVHEKPETPVTVVSERVERLPDGPLSARSQPASYSRDGRVVGEGDRQAVSERDGQEVGGAGRSDRGAHVEEEEEEEAQPSGGLPDSSRHAQDTPPPGGGEPHAPATADCDETAPGNETTVDGEAVEGLLRAEGEGGEGVVVAGEGGRGSAPSTTSGGPVRRVTDDGQGTSAAEVVAVVAEEGAPPRTRGRSDWQQSALPPPPPGQGQGQGQGQGRGQAASRGGGGGGGGRGNGGVVVVEGLQLGRHSLPGFVQVETLHPGQAFGLRACLEPEERGPSVSLVSGDCEVLQINKKFFMGHCDEAIYSLIRLKSKPFPSQEELIDRLDVNLQWEEFKQHSLHSVLTQQCRSSR